A region from the Drosophila bipectinata strain 14024-0381.07 chromosome 3R, DbipHiC1v2, whole genome shotgun sequence genome encodes:
- the Etfb gene encoding electron transfer flavoprotein subunit beta, translating to MARVLVGVKRVIDYAVKVRVKPDKTGVVTQGVKHSMNPFDEIAVEEAVKLKEKKLATEVIAVSVGPAQSQEVIRTALAMGADRGVHVEVPAAEYDLLQPIHVSKILAKLALDEKADLVILGKQAIDDDANQTAQMTAAVLDWPQGTFCNKIEKTDAGLTITREIDGGLETIKTKTPAVLSADLRLNTPRYATLPNIMKAKKKPLKKVTAKDLGVDTTPRIEVVSVEDPPVRKAGATVADVDALVAKLKEGGHV from the exons ATGGCGCGTGTTTTGGTTGGCGTTAAGCGTGTGATTGACTACGCCGTCAAG GTGCGCGTCAAGCCCGATAAGACCGGTGTGGTCACCCAGGGCGTTAAGCACTCGATGAATCCCTTCGACGAGATTGCCGTGGAGGAGGCTGTGAAGCTCAAGGAGAAGAAGCTGGCCACTGAGGTTATCGCCGTCTCCGTGGGCCCGGCTCAGTCTCAGGAAGTGATTCGCACGGCCCTGGCCATGGGTGCCGACCGTGGAGTCCACGTAGAGGTGCCTGCCGCCGAGTACGACCTTCTGCAGCCAATCCACGTGTCGAAGATTCTCGCCAAGCTGGCTCTCGATGAGAAGGCCGACCTGGTGATCCTTGGAAAgcaggccatcgacgacgatGCTAACCAGACGGCTCAGATGACCGCTGCTGTTCTCGACTGGCCACAGGGCACCTTCTGCAACAAGATCGAGAAGACGGACGCCGGCTTGACGATCACCCGTGAGATTGACGGAGGCTTGGAGACCATCAAGACCAAAACCCCGGCAGTTCTGAGCGCTGATCTGCGCTTGAACACGCCCCGATATGCCACGCTGCCAAACATCATGAAGGCCAAGAAGAAGCCCCTGAAGAAGGTCACCGCCAAGGATCTGGGAGTTGATACCACACCCCGCATCGAAGTTGTCTCCGTGGAGGATCCGCCAGTGCGCAAGGCAGGTGCCACCGTCGCTGACGTGGATGCTCTCGTGGCCAAGTTGAAGGAGGGAGGACACGTCTAG
- the Drice gene encoding caspase drICE has protein sequence MAATNNSESADQVGIRVENSENANDNTDALGSVGGTGSSSSSAPSHYNPYGSGAIGQLANGYSSPSSSYRKNVAKMVTERHAAEYNMRHKDRGMALIFNHEHFDVPTLKSRAGTNVDCENLTRVLKQLDFAVTVYKDCRFNDIRKAIEAAASQNHSNSDCILVAILSHGEMGYIYAKDVQYKLESIWSFFTANHCPSLAGKPKLFFIQACQGDRLDGGMTMQRSLTETDGDSSMSYKIPVHADFLIAYSTVPGFYSWRNTTRGSWFMQSLCAELAANGKRLDILTLLTFVCQRVAVDFESCTPDTPEMHQQKQIPCITTMLTRILRFSDKQMVPAGRV, from the coding sequence ATGGCCGCCACCAACAATAGCGAATCCGCCGATCAGGTCGGCATACGAGTGGAAAATTCGGAAAATGCCAACGACAACACAGACGCCTTGGGTTCCGTTGGCGGAACAGGTAGCAGTTCTTCGTCTGCGCCCTCGCACTACAACCCCTATGGAAGCGGAGCCATCGGACAACTGGCCAATGGCTACAGTTCGCCCTCGTCCAGTTATCGCAAAAATGTGGCCAAAATGGTTACGGAGCGCCATGCAGCCGAGTACAACATGCGCCACAAGGATCGCGGCATGGCATTGATCTTCAATCATGAGCACTTCGATGTTCCCACCTTAAAATCTCGGGCTGGAACCAATGTGGACTGCGAGAATCTTACCCGAGTACTGAAGCAGCTGGACTTTGCAGTGACAGTATACAAGGACTGTAGGTTCAACGACATCAGGAAAGCGATCGAAGCCGCAGCCTCTCAAAATCACTCCAACAGCGATTGCATCCTGGTGGCCATTCTTTCCCATGGAGAGATGGGCTACATTTATGCCAAGGATGTACAGTACAAACTGGAGAGTATCTGGAGCTTCTTCACTGCCAATCACTGCCCATCTTTGGCCGGAAAGCCAAAGTTATTCTTCATCCAGGCctgtcagggagatcggttAGATGGAGGCATGACGATGCAGCGGTCGCTTACCGAAACCGATGGGGATTCTTCAATGAGCTACAAGATACCCGTGCACGCAGACTTTTTGATTGCCTATTCCACTGTTCCTGGATTCTATTCATGGCGGAATACCACCCGAGGCAGCTGGTTCATGCAGAGTCTGTGCGCAGAGCTGGCTGCGAACGGCAAGCGGCTGGACATCCTAACGCTTCTAACGTTCGTGTGCCAACGAGTGGCCGTCGACTTTGAGTCTTGCACTCCGGACACGCCCGAGATGCACCAGCAGAAGCAAATTCCCTGTATTACCACCATGCTGACACGTATTCTGCGCTTCAGCGACAAGCAAATGGTGCCGGCCGGACGGGTCTGA
- the p gene encoding BLOC-2 complex member HPS5 homolog yields the protein MADAYCLTNFIDFSLSLSLPLKHHNRIKYTCFDISDCYIIFGASSGSLYLFNRNGKFLLLIPNKHGAITSLSISANSKYVAFATQRSLICVYAVNLSAQATPQVIFTHLDQSVQVSCIHWTQDEKQFYYGDSRGQVSLVLLSSFIGHSLLFNMTVHPLLYLDSPIVQIDDFESLLLVSNCTKCILCNTEYEEYKQIGNRPRDGAFGACFFVSPQEAIQPSRIYCARPGSRVWEVDFEGEVIQTHQFKAALATAPARIQRPGNGNDEQDSNAELLDHQPQNLQFSKVQRLGEDFLLAFTELGLYVFDVRRSAVVLWCNQFERIADCRPSGSEIFVFTQSGALYSVQLQTLQSHAISMMQQSKLLPCANLLRQNVRYFADKAREDYELKQLNPLKQLLIERQEYELLNDISVIFDSISQCTGSALDTHSSGGSSATTERSLSGGGSSTKPAPKGVYVLENAFCDNLKQPPKSGHFKDALLTVTGKFGKNIIKYKFNIFAEEQQQLVRELIPASERSLPFKDIKARYESGSEDQDDEIVRRCKKPLPQAPHITPEEKTLYNLYLIAKGSRFSRRQCVERYRAVFDEYAAAELVNLLEKLAKVMVDHGDTIDQARRNCYEMYFDYLDQDLIWEVDDATRDYIASGFILLNSSENTEIVRCEHCSFPLRFDTSCQYHDLGAVLLRYYWSRGDQLKCFDVVHAVPALLDVLAKFYLAEQNLPKVVAIVLNYGLPELLVDVGKQFNVGAWARCFEQFVDLQRGQLVCANCECVSGVESEQLGRHFFYNWNCFLNIALDHMAARDTLALIFKWSTYIPNDAIDREFYSRCLLKG from the exons ATGGCCGACGCCTATTGTCTGACAAACTTTATTGATTTTTCCCTGTCGCTGTCTCTGCCGCTGAAGCATCACAATCGCATCAAG TACACGTGCTTCGACATATCCGACTGCTATATCATTTTTGGAGCTTCATCCGGATCTTTGTACCTGTTCAATCGCAACGGAAAGTTTCTGCTGCTGATTCCGAATAAACATGGTGCTATCACTAGCCTCAGTATTTCGGCAAACAGCAAATATGTAGCATTTGCAACGCAGCGATCATTGATCTGTGTGTATGCGGTTAATCTCTCCGCCCAGGCAACGCCCCAGGTGATATTCACGCATCTGGATCAGTCGGTGCAGGTCAGCTGCATCCACTGGACCCAGGACGAGAAGCAGTTCTACTATGGAGACTCGCGGGGACAGGTCAGCCTGGTGCTGCTCTCCTCGTTCATTGGCCACAGTTTGCTATTTAACATGACTGTGCACCCGCTTCTCTATCTGGACTCGCCCATTGTCCAGATCGACGACTTCGAGTCCCTTCTTCTTGTCTCCAACTGCACCAAGTGCATTCTCTGCAACACCGAATACGAAGAATACAAACAG ATTGGAAACCGGCCAAGAGACGGTGCCTTTGGAGCTTGTTTCTTCGTATCGCCGCAGGAAGCGATTCAGCCATCTCGAATCTATTGCGCCCGTCCTGGCAGTCGCGTGTGGGAGGTGGACTTCGAAGGAGAGGTAATTCAGACGCACCAATTCAAGGCTGCCTTGGCTACCGCGCCTGCAAGGATTCAGCGAcccggaaacggaaacgacGAACAGGACTCCAATGCCGAGCTGCTGGACCATCAACCGCAGAATCTTCAATTTTCCAAAGTCCAAAGACTAGGCGAGGACTTTCTTTTGGCCTTCACGGAGCTGGGATTGTATGTGTTTGATGTGCGTCGGTCGGCGGTGGTTTTGTGGTGCAATCAGTTCGAGAGGATCGCTGACTGCCGCCCCTCGGGGTCGGAGATTTTCGTGTTTACACAGTCGGGAGCTCTGTATAGCGTCCAACTGCAGACTCTTCAGTCGCATGCCATTTCCATGATGCAACAATCCAAGCTGCTTCCCTGCGCAAACCTTCTACGTCAGAATGTCCGGTATTTTGCGGACAAAGCACGAGAAGACTATGAGCTGAAGCAGCTGAATCCGTTGAAGCAGCTTTTAATCGAGCGACAGGAATACGAATTGCTGAACGATATATCCGTGATATTCGACTCGATATCCCAGTGCACTGGAAGCGCCTTGGATACCCACAGTTCGGGAGGAAGTTCTGCCACCACAGAGCGCAGCCTAAGCGGAGGAGGAAGCTCTACCAAACCAGCGCCGAAAGGTGTCTACGTTTTAGAGAATGCCTTTTGTGATAACCTGAAGCAACCTCCGAAGTCCGGGCATTTCAAAGACGCTTTACTCACCGTGACCGGGAAGTTTGGAAAGAACATTATCAAGTACAAGTTTAACATTTTCGCTgaagagcagcagcagctggtgAGAGAACTGATTCCAGCCAGTGAGCGTTCGCTTCCTTTTAAGGACATCAAGGCCAGATACGAATCTGGATCCGAGGACCAGGACGACGAGATTGTTCGCCGATGCAAGAAACCTTTACCTCAGGCCCCGCACATAACTCCCGAGGAGAAGACACTTTACAATCTCTACTTGATCGCTAAGGGTTCTAGATTTAGTCGGAGGCAATGCGTCGAGCGCTACAGGGCAGTGTTCGATGAATATGCAGCTGCTGAATTGGTTAATCTCCTCGAGAAACTGGCGAAAGTGATGGTCGACCATGGGGACACGATAGACCAGGCAAGACGAAACTGCTACGAGATGTACTTCGATTACCTTGACCAGGATTTAATATGGGAGGTGGATGACGCGACAAGGGATTACATAGCTTCCGGTTTTATTCTGCTGAATTCTTCAGAAAATACGGAAATTGTGCGCTGTGAGCATTGCTCCTTCCCCCTGCGGTTTGATACTTCGTGCCAATACCACGATCTGGGAGCTGTGCTTCTCCGGTATTATTGGTCCCGAGGCGATCAGCTGAAGTGCTTCGATGTGGTACATGCAGTTCCTGCTCTTCTGGATGTCTTGGCCAAGTTCTATCTAGCCGAACAGAATCTCCCGAAAGTAGTCGCCATCGTGCTGAACTACGGCTTGCCGGAACTACTGGTGGATGTGGGAAAGCAATTCAACGTTGGAGCCTGGGCGCGCTGTTTCGAGCAGTTTGTGGACCTCCAACGTGGGCAACTGGTGTGTGCCAACTGCGAATGCGTTTCGGGCGTGGAGAGCGAGCAGTTGGGACGACACTTTTTCTACAACTGGAACTGTTTCCTAAACATAGCACTGGACCACATGGCTGCTAGGGATACCTTGGCCTTGATCTTTAAGTGGAGCACGTACATTCCAAACGACGCCATCGACAGGGAGTTTTATTCACGCTGCCTGCTCAAGGGCTAG
- the bel gene encoding ATP-dependent RNA helicase bel: MSNAINQNGTGLEQQVAGLDLNGGSANYSGPISKTSTNSVTGGVYVPPHLRGGGGNNNAADAENPGQGFDSRAGNPRQDSRDPQQSRSGGEYRRGGGGGGGGGNRNFNRQSGDYGSFGSGGGGRRGGGRYEDNYNGGEFDSRRGGDWNRSGGGGGGGRGFGRGPSYRGGGGGSGNAINEQTGEDGQPQQPRNDRWQEPERPAGFDGGEGGPPGGGGGNRSYNNRGGDRGGYNSRWKEGGGNVDYTKLGARDERLEQELFGVGNTGINFDKYEDIPVEATGQNVPPNITSFDDVQLTEIIRNNVNLARYDKPTPVQKYAIPIIISGRDLMACAQTGSGKTAAFLVPILNQMYEHGHSAPPQSNRQYSRRKQYPLGLVLAPTRELATQIFEEAKKFAYRSRMRPAVLYGGNNTSEQMRELDRGCHLIVATPGRLEDMITRGKVGLENIRFLVLDEADRMLDMGFEPQIRRIVEQLNMPPTGQRQTLMFSATFPKQIQELASDFLSNYIFLAVGRVGSTSENITQTILWVYEQDKRSYLLDLLSSIRNGPEYCKDNLTLIFVETKKGADSLEEFLFQCNHPVTSIHGDRTQKEREEALRCFRSGDCPILVATAVAARGLDIPHVKHVINFDLPSDVEEYVHRIGRTGRMGNLGVATSFFNEKNRNICSDLLELLIETKQEIPNFLEDMMSSDRGHGGAKRRGGGGGRYGGGFGSRDYRQSSGGGGGGGARSGGPTRSGGSGGGGGGNYRSNGNSYGGNSGGGGYYGGGGGGGGSYGGSYGGSASHSGGSNDWWNQ; the protein is encoded by the exons ATGAGTAATGCTATTAACCAAAATGGCACAGGTCTAGAGCAGCAA GTTGCTGGTCTGGACTTGAATGGCGGTTCTGCTAACTATAGCGGCCCCATAAGCAAGACTTCCACTAACTCGGTCACCGGTGGTGTGTATGTGCCCCCGCATCttcgtggtggtggtggcaacAACAACGCAGCGGACGCAGAGAATCCCGGCCAAGGATTCGACTCGAGAGCCGGAAATCCGCGCCAGGACAGCAGGGACCCTCAGCAGTCGCGCAGCGGAGGAGAGTACCGTagaggcggcggcggcggcggcggcggcggcaatCGTAACTTCAACCGCCAGAGCGGCGACTACGGCAGTttcggcagcggcggcggcggacGACGTGGAGGTGGACGCTACGAGGACAACTACAACG GTGGTGAGTTTGATTCGCGTCGCGGCGGTGATTGGAATCGCAGCGGaggcggcggaggaggaggacgtgGTTTTGGACGCGGACCCTCTTAccgcggcggcggcggcggtagCGGAAATGCTATTAACGAACAGACCGGTGAGGATGGCCAGCCGCAACAGCCACGCAACGATCGCTGGCAGGAGCCTGAGCGGCCTGCCGGTTTCGATGGCGGCGAGGGCGGACCAcccggcggcggtggcggcaaCAGAAGCTATAACAACCGCGGCGGCGACCGAGGAGGATACAACAGCCGGTGGAAGGAGGGCGGTGGAAACGTCGATTACACAAAGCTGGGCGCCAGGGATGAACGTCTGGAGCAGGAGCTGTTTGGCGTGGGCAACACGGGCATCAATTTCGACAAATATGAGGATATACCCGTGGAGGCGACGGGCCAGAATGTGCCCCCGAACATCACATCGTTCGATGATGTGCAGCTGACGGAAATTATCCGCAACAACGTGAACTTGGCACGTTATGACAAACCGACTCCGGTGCAGAAGTACGCTATACCGATTATCATTAGCGGTCGCGACCTGATGGCCTGCGCCCAAACAGGCTCTGGCAAGACGGCGGCCTTCTTGGTGCCGATTCTTAATCAAATGTACGAGCACGGTCACTCGGCTCCGCCGCAAAGCAACCGGCAGTACAGCCGACGCAAGCAGTATCCCCTGGGCTTGGTGCTGGCGCCAACCCGCGAACTGGCCACCCAAATCTTTGAGGAGGCCAAAAAGTTTGCCTACCGCTCCCGGATGCGTCCGGCAGTACTGTATGGCGGTAACAACACTAGCGAGCAGATGCGTGAGTTGGATCGCGGCTGCCACTTGATAGTGGCCACTCCCGGTCGACTCGAAGATATGATAACGCGCGGCAAGGTGGGTCTGGAGAATATTCGTTTCCTCGTCTTGGACGAAGCGGATCGTATGTTGGACATGGGTTTCGAGCCTCAAATCCGTCGCATTGTCGAGCAGCTGAATATGCCCCCAACTGGGCAGCGCCAGACGCTCATGTTCTCGGCCACATTCCCCAAGCAGATTCAGGAGTTGGCCAGCGACTTTCTTAGCAACTATATCTTTTTGGCCGTGGGTCGTGTAGGCTCCACCTCTGAGAACATCACTCAGACGATCCTATGGGTTTACGAGCAGGATAAGCGCTCGTATCTCCTTGATTTGCTTTCCTCAATTCGGAACGGTCCCGAGTACTGCAAAGACAACCTGACGCTGATCTTCGTGGAGACGAAAAAGGGCGCCGACTCGCTGGAAGAGTTCCTGTTTCAGTGCAACCACCCGGTCACCAGCATCCACGGCGATCGCACCCAAAAGGAACGCGAGGAAGCACTTCGCTGCTTCCGCTCCGGCGACTGCCCCATATTGGTGGCCACTGCTGTGGCGGCCCGTGGCTTGGACATTCCACATGTAAAGCACGTCATCAATTTCGATCTGCCCTCGGATGTGGAGGAGTACGTCCACCGAATCGGTCGTACCGGCCGTATGGGTAACCTGGGTGTGGCAACCTCTTTCTTCAACGAGAAGAACCGCAACATCTGCTCCGACCTTTTGGAGCTGCTGATCGAGACAAAGCAGGAAATCCCGAATTTCCTGGAGGACATGATGAGCTCCGACCGCGGACATGGTGGAGCCAAACGgcgcggcggcggtggcggtcGCTATGGAGGCGGATTCGGCTCCAGGGATTACCGTCAGAGCTCCGGTggaggaggcggtggtggTGCACGAAGCGGTGGCCCTACTCGCAGCGGTGGAtccggcggcggtggtggcggtAACTACCGCAGTAACGGAAACTCGTACG GTGGCAACTCTGGAGGTGGTGGATACTatggcggcggtggcggtggcggcggctcCTATGGAGGTTCTTATGGAGGCAGTGCCTCGCACTCTGGTGGAAGCAACGACTGGTGGAATCAATGA
- the LOC108134436 gene encoding uncharacterized protein: MHKPQTGCWMLILLGSLIATIMLAFSYWIFVPREVQFWSIISRNYSAPGIKFSMPPDPMPQELKLQNRPPFVYQILH, translated from the coding sequence ATGCACAAACCTCAAACGGGATGCTGGATGTTGATACTTCTCGGATCACTAATAGCGACCATAATGCTGGCCTTCAGTTACTGGATCTTTGTGCCACGTGAAGTACAATTTTGGTCTATAATTTCGAGAAATTACAGTGCTCCAGGAATCAAATTTTCAATGCCACCTGATCCAATGCCGCAGGAACTGAAGCTGCAAAATAGACCCCCCTTTGTCTACCAAATACTACATTAG
- the Sys1 gene encoding protein SYS1 homolog: MKGGTFRNTQWDPTLLTSQIVSMQFCVYFTLGLLVFVANKLSGDNYSLDHIFEYHEIHIYDLGGRLVICAFVLNAFVASLALWCIVRRAKLCLDFSCTFHILHLLACWWYNRSFPANASWWLLNVITGTIMCIGGEFLCLQTEMKEIPVGYAALNQKSDV, translated from the exons ATGAAGGGCGGAACTTTTCGGAACACCCAGTGGGATCCCACGCTGCTGACGTCACAGATCGTTTCGATGCAATTCTGCGTGTATTTCACTCTGGGCCTGCTCGTCTTCGTGGCCAACAAGTTGTCCGGAGATAACTACAGTCTGGACCATATATTCGAGTACCAT GAGATTCACATCTACGATTTGGGAGGAAGGCTGGTTATCTGCGCATTTGTATTAAATGCTTTTGTTGCATCTCTGGCCCTTTGGTGCATTGTGAGAAGAGCCAAGCTCTGCCTGGACTTTAG CTGCACCTTTCACATCCTGCATTTGCTCGCCTGCTGGTGGTACAATCGTTCGTTTCCAGCGAACGCATCCTGGTGGCTCCTCAATGTAATCACAGGAACAATAATGTGTATAGGCGGCGAGTTCCTCTGCCTGCAAACAGAAATGAAGGAGATCCCAGTGGGCTATGCGGCCCTTAACCAAAAGTCGGACGTTTGA
- the Dhod gene encoding dihydroorotate dehydrogenase (quinone), mitochondrial, producing the protein MIMDGDHLKEAGNKAMRATRKINRLRSLGIVTAGAAVLVAGITAYKKQDSLYRTFVMPAVRLLPAETSHQLALLACKYRVYPRSQYEDNANLQTNFFGRMLKNPIGMAAGFDKNAEAVDGLQDLGFGFVEVGTVTPAAQEGNPKPRVFRLVEDRAIINRYGFNSEGHQAVLQRLRLLRSKEDFNGVVGVNLGRNRETMSPNADYVQGVRVFGPVADYLVINVSSPNTKGLRDLQGKAKLTELLEHVNEARSRLERNKNVPILLKLSPDLSLSDMKDIVSVINRKKSRVDGLIVTNTTVSRDNIDTSRKSATEVGGLSGEPLRAKSTEMIAQMYVLTDGKIPIIGVGGVSSGYDAYEKIEAGASYVQIYTALVYEGPGLVDQIKAELSSLISSLGHTNVQDVVGTNAKFYLPKK; encoded by the exons ATGATCATGGACGGTGATCACTTAAAAGAAGCTGGAAATAAGGCCATGCGTGCTACACGGAAGATT AATCGTCTCCGTTCGCTGGGTATCGTCACGGCCGGAGCAGCCGTTCTGGTGGCTGGCATTACAGCTTACAAGAAGCAGGACAGTCTTTATCGCACCTTTGTGATGCCCGCCGTGCGGCTATTGCCGGCGGAGACCAGTCACCAGCTGGCCCTTTTAGCTTGCAAGTACCGCGTGTATCCGCGGTCCCAATACGAGGATAACGCCAATCTCCAGACAAATTTCTTTGGCCGGATGCTAAAGAATCCTATTGGAATGGCGGCAGGATTTGACAAGAATGCCGAAGCGGTAGACGGACTGCAAGATTTGGGATTTGGTTTCGTCGAGGTGGGAACTGTCACGCCAGCTGCTCAGGAGGGCAACCCCAAACCGAGAGTCTTCCGACTAGTTGAGGATCGTGCCATAATCAACCGTTATGGATTCAATAGCGAGGGACATCAAGCAGTTCTACAGCGGCTGCGCCTGCTCCGCAGCAAGGAGGACTTTAATGGAGTAGTCGGTGTCAATCTCGGAAGAAATAGAGAAACCATGAGCCCGAATGCGGACTATGTTCAAGGTGTCCGGGTCTTTGGTCCAGTGGCCGACTATCTTGTCATcaatgtaagcagcccaaatACAAAGGGTCTCAGGGATTTGCAGGGCAAGGCCAAGCTAACAGAGCTGCTTGAACACGTCAACGAAGCAAGATCGCGCCtagaaagaaacaaaaatgtgCCGATCTTGCTGAAGCTCTCGCCAGACCTCTCCCTAAGCGATATGAAGGATATAGTTTCGGTAATCAACAGGAAAAAAAGTCGCGTGGATGGTCTAATTGTCACAAACACCACTGTCTCGCGGGATAACATAGACACATCCAGGAAATCTGCTACTGAAGTTGGTGGATTGAGTGGAGAACCGCTTCGAGCGAAATCCACGGAGATGATCGCCCAAATGTATGTGTTGACAGATGGAAAAATTCCCATTATTGGTGTTGGAGGAGTATCATCCGGCTACGATGCCTACGAGAAAATCGAGGCGGGAGCATCATACGTACAAATCTATACGGCTTTGGTGTACGAGGGTCCTGGTCTGGTGGACCAGATCAAGGCCGAGCTTTCGTCCCTCATATCTTCACTGGGTCATACCAACGTCCAAGATGTGGTTGGAACCAACGCAAAATTCTACCTGCCAAAGAAGTGA
- the SLIRP2 gene encoding uncharacterized protein SLIRP2: MSSGFVRSTYKLFVGNLPWTIGSKELRTYFSRYGHVANAEVVFDRQLGLSKHYGFVVFSQRDAFNSASNQNTHFLEGRVLTVQRANENP; encoded by the coding sequence ATGTCGAGCGGATTTGTACGGAGCACCTACAAACTGTTCGTTGGTAACCTGCCATGGACGATTGGAAGCAAAGAGCTAAGGACGTACTTCTCCCGCTACGGGCACGTGGCTAACGCGGAGGTTGTCTTTGACCGACAACTTGGACTCTCAAAACACTACGGATTCGTGGTCTTCAGTCAAAGGGACGCCTTCAACAGTGCAAGTAACCAAAACACACACTTCCTGGAAGGACGCGTTCTGACCGTTCAGAGAGCCAATGAAAACCCGTAA
- the Mkk4 gene encoding dual specificity mitogen-activated protein kinase kinase 4 translates to MAERPKNLFATGAGPSRSRNPPDQLSLNNLSIRHPPSSTSSTSSGSTSSGSSSSSQHNNVTRGFPQQPPVAPATAAVSSSSNNSSAADRHRERIRQQACGKLQFGEGPANTHHFTSDDLEDEGEIGRGAFGAVNKMIFKKLDKVMAVKRIRSTVDEKEQKQLLMDLEVVMKSNECIYIVQFYGALFKEGDCWICMELMDTSLDKFYKYIYEKQQRHIPESILAKITVATVNALNYLKEELKIIHRDVKPSNILLHRRGDIKLCDFGISGQLVDSIAKTRDAGCRPYMAPERIDPERAKGYDVRSDVWSLGITLMEVATGTFPYRKWDSVFEQLCQVVQGEPPRLKTSFNGMEFSMEFVDFVNTCLIKKESDRPKYSRLLEMPFIRRGETSHTDVAVYVADILESMENDGITQFTANQPAES, encoded by the exons ATGGCCGAGCGACCGAAGAATTTGTTTGCAA CTGGTGCCGGACCTAGTCGCTCCCGTAATCCGCCAGATCAGTTAAGTCTGAACAACCTTAGCATCCGACATCCACCATCGTCCACTTCGTCAACCTCCTCTGGATCTACATCCTCCGGCTCAAGTTCCTCATCGCAGCACAACAATGTAACCCGCGGTTTTCCCCAGCAGCCACCAGTAGCCCCAGCTACGGCTGCAGTTTCAAGTTCCAGCAACAATAGTAGTGCAGCCGATCGTCACCGTGAGAGAATCCGGCAGCAGGCCTGTGGCAAATTGCAGTTTGGCGAGGGTCCGGCGAACACACATCATTTTACATCAGACGATCTCGAGGATGAGGGGGAAATTGGACGCGGAGCCTTTGGTGCCGTCAACAAAATGATATTCAAGAAACTAGACAAAGTAATGGCCGTGAAACGTATTCGATCAACCGTAGACGAAAAAGAGCAAAAACAACTCCTCATGGATCTCGAGGTGGTGATGAAGTCAAACGAGTGCATCTATATTGTACAGTTCTATGGAGCACTCTTTAAAGAGGGCGATTGTTGGATCTGCATGGAGCTGATGGACACTTCGCTGGATAAGTtctataaatacatatacgAAAAGCAGCAGCGTCACATACCAGAGTCCATCCTGGCCAAAATTACTGTTGCTACGGTGAATGCGTTGAACTATCTGAAGGAGGAGTTAAAGATTATCCATCGCGATGTTAAGCCGAGCAATATATTGCTCCATCGTCGCGGGGACATCAAGCTATGTGATTTTGGAATTTCGGGTCAGCTGGTTGATTCGATCGCAAAGACTAGGGATGCTGGCTGCAGGCCCTATATGGCG cCGGAACGTATTGATCCGGAACGTGCCAAAGGCTATGATGTACGCAGTGATGTATGGTCGTTGGGTATAACTCTAATGGAAGTGGCTACAGGCACTTTCCCTTATCGTAAATGGGATTCGGTATTTGAGCAGCTATGCCAG GTTGTGCAAGGCGAGCCTCCGCGACTAAAGACCTCTTTTAATGGAATGGAGTTCTCAATGGAGTTTGTCGATTTTGTCAACACTTG CCTAATTAAAAAGGAGAGCGATAGACCGAAGTACAGTCGGTTACTTGAGATGCCCTTCATTCGCCGCGGTGAGACTAGTCACACCGATGTGGCTGTGTACGTTGCCGATATCCTGGAGTCAATGGAGAACGACGGCATTACGCAGTTTACGGCTAATCAGCCGGCCGAAAGTTAA